From the Thermodesulfobacteriota bacterium genome, the window GCGAATGTGTGGCTTGCTGTTTTCCTGCTGTGCTTCGGATTGCTTATTCTCTACGACGCGATACGGTTGGGATTCAGATGGGATCCGGTTGCCGGTCCCGGCCCCGGATTCCTGCCGTTTTACCTGGCGATTGGCACGGTTGGCGGATCGGCCATCGTTCTCTTCAAAGGGATCAAGAAACTGAAGGAAGGCCCAGGTAAGCCGCTGATCCCGGAGGGGGGCCTGACGCCGATTCTGTGGGTCCTGATTCCGTCCACCGTCATGGTCATGATCGTCCCGATCCTCGGGCTTCACGTGGCGGCAATGGTTTACATCATTTTTTACATGAAGGTGGTCGGGAAGATCGAAATATACAAGTGCTTACTCGTGGGCTTTTTGTTCCCTGTCGCCCTGTATGTCGTTTTCGACAGGCTGTTCCTGATTCCGCTGCCCGGGGGGATGCTGGGAGATATGATTGCTCCACTGCTGGGATAATGCTTCCATTTTGATATTGGAGGGAGATCAACGTGGCAGAGAACATGCATAACCTGTGGTTGGGCATCAGCGTCGCGGCACAGCCGTACAACTTCCTGGTCGCAATGATCGGGTTGGTTCTCGGCGTGATCGTCGGCGTTCTCCCCGGCCTTGGCGGTGCGAATGGAGTGGCCATCCTCATCCCGCTCACGGTTGCGATGCCTCCCATAGCGGGGATCATCCTCCTGGCGAGCATCTATTGGGGGTCGCTGTACGGTGGAAGCATCACCTCCATCCTGTTCAACATCCCCGGGGAGCCATGGTCGGTGGCGGCCACGTTCGACGGCTATCCAATGGCCCATAGAGGAGAGCCGGGAAGAGCTCTTGTTCTTGCTTTCGTGTCCCATTTCTTCGGCGCGGTCCTCGGCGTCATCATGCTCAGCTTCTTCGCTCCGATCATCTCGGAATTCGCCCTGCGGTTCGGCCCCGCCGAAATCTTCGGCGTCATGATGCTCACGTTCAGCGCATTCGTCGGGCTGGGCGGGAAGGACGCCGTAAAGACCTGCGTTTCCATCTTCGTCGGATTCACACTGGCCTGCGTCGGCATGGATACCGTCACGGGTCAGCTCCGCCTGACGTTCGGGTCGATCGACCTGATGGGCGGGTTCAACTTCATCGTAGCGGTCATCGGTCTATTCGGCCTCGGCGAGATCTTCCTCACGGTTGAGGAAGGCCTTAAGATCGAAGGCAAGGCCGGCAGGATCACCTTGAAAGACATAGCGAACGGATCGCTGGAAGTGTTCAAGAACTACAAGGCGCTGGTTCTCGGCATGATCATCGGGTGCTGGATGGGTCTGAAGCCCGGCGGCGCCACTCCCGCTTCCTTCATGGCGTACGGCTTCGCCAAGCAGGGGGCCAAGGACAAGGATTCGTTCGGAAAGGGCGCTCCGGAGGGCATCGTCGCCCCCGAAGCGGCCGCTCACGGGGCCGGTACCTCGGCGGCCCTCCCCATGATCACCCTGGGAATCCCCGGATCCCCGACCATGGCCGTCATCATGGGCGGTCTCATGATCTTCGGCCTTGTGCCGGGACCGATGCTCTTCAAGGAACATGCCGATTTCGTCTGGGGCTTCATTGGAAGCTGCTGGATCGGGAATACCCTTGGCCTGTTCATCGTCATGGCATTCGCGCCGCTTTTCGCGGCGATCCTCAAGGTCCGTTTCGCGATCATCATGCCCATCATCGTGTACGTCTGCGCGATCGGCGCCTACGCCGTGAACAACCGCATGATCGACATCTATTACATGATCATCTTCGGAGTCTTCGGGTACCTGTTCAAGAAGCTCGATTACCCGCTCGCCCCCATGGTCCTGGCCCTCGTCCTGGGCGACATGGCCGAGTCGGCGCTGCGGCAGGCGCTCCTGATCTCTGGCGGAAGTCCTCTCGTCCTGTTCGCGCCCCCGATCGCGCTGCCGCTCATGATTGCAGCGATCATCATCTTTTTCTGGCCCACGATTTCCGATTTCCTCGCGAAAAGGAAGGCGAAGAGCAGCGTCGGACCGGGTTAAGGAAGGCGGCACCCGACATCGGCCGGAAAAAGGCCGATGTCAATGGAGAACCGTTCGTGGTAATATTTTTTTGCTCTGTGCCTGTCAAGGAGCGGTCTGGGGAATCCCGGTCCATCGGTTCCCCGGGCCGCTTCCATTATTAACTTAAGACTGGCGCGTCATGACGGAAGCGTCGAACATCCTGATCACCGGCGGGGCGGGTTCGTGCGGACGATACCTGGCGGCGTGGCTGCTGGAACGGGGCTATTCCGTCCGGGTGGTCGACAAGAACGTGGAGCCCGTCCGGTCGATAAAGAGCGATAGATTCACCGTCGTCCAGGGGGGGCTCGAGGACAGGGATGTCGTGAAGGCGGCCCTCGAAGGGGTGGACGCCGTCATCCACCTGGCCTGGTCCTTTTCCGAGGATCCCCTGGAAGTGCTGGAGCAGGACCTGAAGGGGCATCTCTACCTCCTGGAGGAGGCGGCATCCCGCAAGGTCCGGCACCTTATCTATACGAGCACCGCCGTGGTGTACGGAAAGCCCCGCTATTCCCCGATCGATGAAGGGCATCCCCTCCTCGTCGAAGAGGCGAGGAAGCCGCTTTACGGGATCGCGAAGGCCGCCGCCGAGAAGCTGTGCATCATGTACGGCAAGGCGGGAAAGGTCCCGTCCACCGTAGTCCGCTTCTGGTGGGCGTACGGGGAGGAAATCGGCGGGAAGCATCTGCGGGAAATGCTGAAGACCGCCTCTGCGGGAGACACCCTGTCGGTCCCCGCGGATTCCGGCGGCAGTTTCCTCCACATGGCGGACCTGGCGCAGGGGCTGGACCGCTGTCTCTGCAACGTGAAGGCGTTCGAGCGGACGTTCAACTTCTCCACCGTCTACGTCACCTGGGAGGAGGTCGCGGGGATGGTCCGGGACGTCACAGGCTCCCGCTCCGCGATCCAGTGCATCCCCAGGGAAAAATGGACGGGGAGCGCCTTTCTGGCCGATCCTTGGGAGTTGTCCGATTCCCTTGCGAGGGATCTCCTCGGGTACCGTCCCGCCGAGGCCCCCGCGGCGAAGGCATCACTGAAAGCGGCGATCTCGAACTGCTGGAAAGCGATGCGGAACCGAACGTAAACCCACCGTACCGACCGAATCCGTTCCCCGTAGCGGAAAACCGTGACGATGGAGGATTGGAATGTTTGATGCGAGTTGGCTGAACCTGTTTTCCTTCGAAAGCTTCCTGCCCCAGCTCCTGGGCGCAGGCGTCAACATGCCGTCCGAGATGCCGCCGGGCGCGATCGACCTGGGCATCTTGGGGTGGATCTCCTTCGACTGGACGTTCATCTCCGCGCTGTTGAGCATCATCATGATCGACCTGGTCCTGGCCGGCGACAACGCCGTCGTCATCGCCATGGCCGTGCGCAACCTTCCCTCGAAGCAGAGGAAATGGGGCATCATCCTCGGGGCGGGCGCCGCGGTCCTGCTGCGGGTCGTCTGCACCGCGTTCGTTGCACAGATGCTGAGAATCCCCCTCCTGAAGTTCGTCGGCGGCGCTCTGATCGCCTGGATCGCAGTGAAGCTGCTGACGCAGGGACACCAGGAGGAGAAGACGGGCGAGGCCAACAATCTCTACGAGGCGATCAAGCTGATCGTCATCGCGGACCTGGTCATGAGCCTCGACAACATGCTGGCGGTCGGCGGCGCCTCCAAGGGGAACGTGTTCCTGCTGCTCTTCGGGCTGGGTTTGAGCATCCCCCTGGTCGTCGGCACCAGCCATCTCCTCTCGTACCTGATGGACAAGTACCCGATCATCATCACCATCGGCGCCGCGGTCCTCGGGAAGGTCGCGGGCGAGATGATGATCACCGATCCGTTCGTCGTGAAATGGTTTGCTCCGCCCGTGTGGCTCAAGTACGTCGTTGAGGTCCTGTTCATCGTCGGCGTCGTCGTCATCGGGAAGCTGATCATGAAGAAGAAGAAGGCCGAGGCGGAAGCCGTGACCGCGGAAGTCACGGCCGAGTAAGGCCCATGTTTCTCAATGCCATATTCGATGGAGGCCTGTGATGTTTGACCTGAGTTGGCTGAACTTGTTCGGTTTCGACAGTTTCCTTCCCCAGTTGCTGGGTTCGGCTGCGCACGGCGTCATGGAGAAGCCGCCGGATGCGATCGACTTCGGCTGGTTCGGCTGGATCGCCTTCAACTGGACGTTCTTCTCCGCGGTCATACAGATCATCCTGATCGACCTGGTCCTGGCGGGCGACAACGCCGTCGTCATCGCCCAGGCCGTCCGAAACCTTCCTCCCAAACAGAGGAAATGGGGTATCATCCTCGGCGCGGGCGCCGCGGTCGTGCTGCGCGTCATCTGCACCGCCCTGGTTTCGCAGATGCTGCGGATCCCGCTGCTCAAGTTCGTCGGCGGATTGGCGATCTTCTGGATCGCGGTGAAGCTGCTCACGCAGGGGCACGAGGAAGAGCACGTCGAATCGGCGAGCCGCCTGATGGAGGCGATCAAGCTGATCGTCATCGCCGACTTCGTCATGAGCCTCGACAACATGCTGGCGGTCGGCGGCGCGTCGGGAGGCAACATCTTCCTGCTGATCTTCGGCCTGATCGTTTCCATCCCCTTTGTCGTCGGCACCAGCCAGCTCCTCTCGATGCTGATGGACAAGTACCCGGTCATCGTCACCATCGGCGCCGCGGTCCTCGGAAAAGTCTCGGCCGAGCTGATCGTCACGGACGCGTGGGTGGGGGGAATGATGAAGGAGGGCGTTTGGCAGCCGGGGTTCATTTCGAACGCCCTCTTCGGCGGCCAGCCGACCCCTTCCTGGTTCATCTACACCGTTGACGTCATCTTCATCGTCGCCGTCATCGGTCTCGGCAAGTATCTCGTGAAGCAAAAAAAGGCCCGGGCCGAGGGCGTAGCGGCGGCGACCCTGGCGGCCCAGACCAGCAAGGCGCCGAAGGAATAACGCGGTAATTCCGGAAGAGGCGGCGGGCGGGGCAAAGCGCGTCTCGCCGGCTCGTCGGAAGAAGCGGGGCGGAAGGGAGCTTCCCCAGGGAAGTGGTTCCTTTCGCCCCGTTTTTCTTTATAATGATGGCATCTGTAAACCAACCATGCCTCTCTCGGAGGGCAGTGATGGCTAAGCGCGCGAAAAAGTACGTGTATTTCTTCGGAAGCGGGAAGGCGGACGGGACCGGGACGATGAAGGAGCTGCTGGGCGGCAAGGGGGCGGGGCTCGCCAACATGACGCGCCTGAAGATCCCGGTGCCCGCCGGGTTCACCATCACCACCGAGGCGTGCAACGAATATTTCGAGAACAAAAAGAAGTATCCTCCCGGCATGTGGGACCAGGTCCTCGAAAACCTGAAGAAGGTCGAGGCGGCGATGGGGATGAAGTTCGGCGGCGCGAAGGACCCGCTCCTGCTCTCGGTCCGCTCCGGCTCGAAGTTCTCCATGCCCGGCATGATGGACACCGTCCTGAATCTCGGGATGAACGAGACGACCATGAAGGCGCTTGCCGCGAAGACGGGCAACGAGCGGTTCGTCCTCGACACCTACCGGCGGCTGATCACCATGTTCGGCTCCACCGTCATGGGGATCGAGCGGTCGCTCTTCGAGAAAGCGCTCGAGGAGATGAAGGCGAACCGGGGGGCGAAGCTCGACACGGAGCTTCTGGCCGGCGACCTGCGGGAGCTCGTCCAGACGTTCAAGGGGATCTTCGCGAAGCAGACGGGCAGGGAGTTCCCCGACGACCCGATCCAGCAGCTCAAGCTCGCCGTCAACGCGGTGTTCGGCTCCTGGTTCTCCGACCGCGCGACCACCTACCGGAAGCTCAACAACATCCCGCACGACCTCGGGACGGCGTGCAACGTCCAGGCGATGGTCTTCGGGAACATGGGGGAGAGCTCGGGGACGGGCGTCGGCTTCACCCGCGATCCCTCCACCGGCCAGAAGCGGTTCTTCGCGGAATACCTTTCCAACGCGCAGGGCGAGGACGTCGTGGCGGGGATCCGGACCCCCCTCCACATCGACGAGCTGAAGAAGACGCTGCCCGCGGTCTACAGGGAGCTCGAGCAGATCTACCGGAAGCTCGAGGCCCATTACAGGGACATGCTCGACATCGAGTTCACCGTCCAGGACGGGAAGCTCTACATGTTGCAGACCCGCGTCGGGAAACGGACCGCCGCCGCCTCCCTGAAGATCGCGATCGACATGGTCCAGGAGAAGCTGATCGATAAAAAGACCGCCATCCTGCGGATCGACCCGGAGCAGCTCGAGCGGCTCATGCACCCGTCGTTCGACCCGAAGGCGAAGGTCCAGGTCATCGCCAAGGGGCTTCCGGCCTCCCCTGGCGCCGCGGTCGGGAAGGTCGTGTTCACCGCGGAGGACGCCGAGCAGTGGAAGAACCGCGGGGAGAAAGTCGTACTCGTCCGCACCGAGACCTCGCCGGAGGACATCGGCGGGATGCACGCGGCCCAGGGGATCCTCACCGCCCGGGGCGGGATGACCTCCCACGCGGCCGTGGTGGCGCGGGGTATGGGGAAATGCTGCGTGGCCGGCTGCACCGCGGTCCACATCGAGGAGTCCGTGAAGGTCATGACCATCGGGCCGCACACGTTCCGGGAAGGGGACATCATCACCCTGAACGGCTCGACCGGAGAGGTCATCCTCGGCGAGGTCGCGCTCGTGCCGCCGGACTTGAGCGGCGATTTCAACACCATCATGAAGTGGGCCGACGAGATCCGCGAGCTCGGGGTGCGTGCCAACGCCGACACCCCGGAGGACGCCCGCATGGCGCTGAAGTTCGGGGCGGAGGGGATCGGCCTTGTCCGCACCGAGCACATGTTCTTCGAGGGCGACCGGGTGAAGGCGGTCCGGGAGATGATCCTGGCGGACGACACGGAAGGGCGCAGGAAGGCGCTCGCCAAGATCCTGCCGATGCAGCGCGAGGACTTCATCGGGATCTTCAAGGTCATGAACGGCCTCCCGGTCACCATCCGCCTGCTCGATCCGCCCCTCCATGAATTCCTGCCCAAGACACAGGAGGAGATCGAGGAGATCGCGCAGGACATGGGCGTGCCCGTGGAGAAGCTGAAGGCGCGGAACAAGGCGCTGCACGAGTTCAACCCCATGTTAGGCCACCGCGGCTGCCGCCTCGGCGTCACCTACCCGGAGATCTCCGAGATGCAGGTGCAGGCGATCATGGAGGCCGCCTGCGAGGTGGCCCGGGAGAAGGTCAAGGCCGTCCCCGAGATCATGATCCCGCTCATCGCCGACGTCCGCGAGCTGAAGGTGATGCGCGAGATGACGGTGCGGATCGCCACCGAGGTCCAGAAGCGGTACAAGGTCCGCGTGAAGTACGACGTGGGCACCATGATCGAAATCGCCCGAGCGGCGCTGCTCGCCCACGAGATCGCGCCGGAGGCCGATTTCTACTCCTTCGGCACGAACGACCTGACCCAGACGACGTGGGGTCTTTCCCGGGACGACGCCGGGAGGTTCCTGCCCATCTATGTCGAGAAGGGGATCTTCGAGCACGACCCGTTCATCACCCTCGACCGCAAGGGCGTCGGCATGCTCATGAAGATGGCGATCCAGAGCAGCCGGAAGATCAAGAAGGGGATGAAGATGGGGATCTGCGGGGAGCAGGTGGATCCCAACTCCATCGAGTTCTGCGACGAGATCGGGCTCACCTACGTGAGCGGCTCGCCGTACCGCCTGCCGGTCGCGCGCCTCGCGGCGGCCCAGGCTACGCTCAAGAAGAAGATGAAGGGGGGGGTCTCCAGGGCCTCCGTGTAACGCCTTCGGCGAAGGGCTCCCCCGGGAATCCCGGCGGGAGCCCTTCGCTCCTTTCCGTTCGCCTTCCTACCAGCCCATGGCGTAGCCGGTCTCCAGCCGCGCCGTCGCAACGCCGGAGAGCACGCCGCTGTCGGCGTCGAACCGGATCCCGAGCACCCGCCCGTGGGCCCATTCCCCGTTCATCTCCACCGTGTGCCCCTTCGCCCGCAGAGCGGAAATCGTGGTATCGGAGATACGGCTCTCCGCGTGCATCATCCCGGGATTCGCGCCGTGCGGGTGGAAGGAGGAGGGGAAGTGGCTGGTGTGGAACGTGGGCGCGTCCACCGCGGCCTGGAGGTTCATCCCGAAATCGACGACGTTCAGGAAGAACTGCAGCGACCACTGGTCCTGCTGGT encodes:
- a CDS encoding TerC family protein encodes the protein MFDASWLNLFSFESFLPQLLGAGVNMPSEMPPGAIDLGILGWISFDWTFISALLSIIMIDLVLAGDNAVVIAMAVRNLPSKQRKWGIILGAGAAVLLRVVCTAFVAQMLRIPLLKFVGGALIAWIAVKLLTQGHQEEKTGEANNLYEAIKLIVIADLVMSLDNMLAVGGASKGNVFLLLFGLGLSIPLVVGTSHLLSYLMDKYPIIITIGAAVLGKVAGEMMITDPFVVKWFAPPVWLKYVVEVLFIVGVVVIGKLIMKKKKAEAEAVTAEVTAE
- a CDS encoding tripartite tricarboxylate transporter TctB family protein, yielding MRKANVWLAVFLLCFGLLILYDAIRLGFRWDPVAGPGPGFLPFYLAIGTVGGSAIVLFKGIKKLKEGPGKPLIPEGGLTPILWVLIPSTVMVMIVPILGLHVAAMVYIIFYMKVVGKIEIYKCLLVGFLFPVALYVVFDRLFLIPLPGGMLGDMIAPLLG
- the ppdK gene encoding pyruvate, phosphate dikinase produces the protein MAKRAKKYVYFFGSGKADGTGTMKELLGGKGAGLANMTRLKIPVPAGFTITTEACNEYFENKKKYPPGMWDQVLENLKKVEAAMGMKFGGAKDPLLLSVRSGSKFSMPGMMDTVLNLGMNETTMKALAAKTGNERFVLDTYRRLITMFGSTVMGIERSLFEKALEEMKANRGAKLDTELLAGDLRELVQTFKGIFAKQTGREFPDDPIQQLKLAVNAVFGSWFSDRATTYRKLNNIPHDLGTACNVQAMVFGNMGESSGTGVGFTRDPSTGQKRFFAEYLSNAQGEDVVAGIRTPLHIDELKKTLPAVYRELEQIYRKLEAHYRDMLDIEFTVQDGKLYMLQTRVGKRTAAASLKIAIDMVQEKLIDKKTAILRIDPEQLERLMHPSFDPKAKVQVIAKGLPASPGAAVGKVVFTAEDAEQWKNRGEKVVLVRTETSPEDIGGMHAAQGILTARGGMTSHAAVVARGMGKCCVAGCTAVHIEESVKVMTIGPHTFREGDIITLNGSTGEVILGEVALVPPDLSGDFNTIMKWADEIRELGVRANADTPEDARMALKFGAEGIGLVRTEHMFFEGDRVKAVREMILADDTEGRRKALAKILPMQREDFIGIFKVMNGLPVTIRLLDPPLHEFLPKTQEEIEEIAQDMGVPVEKLKARNKALHEFNPMLGHRGCRLGVTYPEISEMQVQAIMEAACEVAREKVKAVPEIMIPLIADVRELKVMREMTVRIATEVQKRYKVRVKYDVGTMIEIARAALLAHEIAPEADFYSFGTNDLTQTTWGLSRDDAGRFLPIYVEKGIFEHDPFITLDRKGVGMLMKMAIQSSRKIKKGMKMGICGEQVDPNSIEFCDEIGLTYVSGSPYRLPVARLAAAQATLKKKMKGGVSRASV
- a CDS encoding tripartite tricarboxylate transporter permease, whose product is MAENMHNLWLGISVAAQPYNFLVAMIGLVLGVIVGVLPGLGGANGVAILIPLTVAMPPIAGIILLASIYWGSLYGGSITSILFNIPGEPWSVAATFDGYPMAHRGEPGRALVLAFVSHFFGAVLGVIMLSFFAPIISEFALRFGPAEIFGVMMLTFSAFVGLGGKDAVKTCVSIFVGFTLACVGMDTVTGQLRLTFGSIDLMGGFNFIVAVIGLFGLGEIFLTVEEGLKIEGKAGRITLKDIANGSLEVFKNYKALVLGMIIGCWMGLKPGGATPASFMAYGFAKQGAKDKDSFGKGAPEGIVAPEAAAHGAGTSAALPMITLGIPGSPTMAVIMGGLMIFGLVPGPMLFKEHADFVWGFIGSCWIGNTLGLFIVMAFAPLFAAILKVRFAIIMPIIVYVCAIGAYAVNNRMIDIYYMIIFGVFGYLFKKLDYPLAPMVLALVLGDMAESALRQALLISGGSPLVLFAPPIALPLMIAAIIIFFWPTISDFLAKRKAKSSVGPG
- a CDS encoding NAD(P)-dependent oxidoreductase — protein: MTEASNILITGGAGSCGRYLAAWLLERGYSVRVVDKNVEPVRSIKSDRFTVVQGGLEDRDVVKAALEGVDAVIHLAWSFSEDPLEVLEQDLKGHLYLLEEAASRKVRHLIYTSTAVVYGKPRYSPIDEGHPLLVEEARKPLYGIAKAAAEKLCIMYGKAGKVPSTVVRFWWAYGEEIGGKHLREMLKTASAGDTLSVPADSGGSFLHMADLAQGLDRCLCNVKAFERTFNFSTVYVTWEEVAGMVRDVTGSRSAIQCIPREKWTGSAFLADPWELSDSLARDLLGYRPAEAPAAKASLKAAISNCWKAMRNRT
- a CDS encoding TerC family protein; this translates as MFDLSWLNLFGFDSFLPQLLGSAAHGVMEKPPDAIDFGWFGWIAFNWTFFSAVIQIILIDLVLAGDNAVVIAQAVRNLPPKQRKWGIILGAGAAVVLRVICTALVSQMLRIPLLKFVGGLAIFWIAVKLLTQGHEEEHVESASRLMEAIKLIVIADFVMSLDNMLAVGGASGGNIFLLIFGLIVSIPFVVGTSQLLSMLMDKYPVIVTIGAAVLGKVSAELIVTDAWVGGMMKEGVWQPGFISNALFGGQPTPSWFIYTVDVIFIVAVIGLGKYLVKQKKARAEGVAAATLAAQTSKAPKE